The following DNA comes from Candidatus Thermoplasmatota archaeon.
CGCAGCTTGCGAAGCGCCTCGCGCGCGACGGCCAAGTCGAGCTTCTCGGAAAGGATCTCCCGGAGGGCCTCGTCGTGGATGGGCGTGCCCCGGAAAAGCTCCACGAGCTTCTCGGCCCGCACGCGCCGCCAGTCCGCCTCCCGCGAGAGCGCGCCGAACTTGCGCGCCACCTGGAGCATGCGGTAGCGGAGGTAGCCCGACCCGGTCACGATCAGGTGGACGAGGGGGTCAAGACCGTCGGGGTCGATGCCGTCGAGCGCCTGCTTCACGAGCGGCCCGCGGGCGGCGCGGGGGAGCGTGAGGATGACGCGGTAGGGGTCCGTGTCGAGGCCCACGCTCGTGCCAAGGCGCGCGGAAAGGAGCGACGAGAGGACGCGCCCCACCGTCTCGTTGCCCTTCGTGCCCAGGCACACGTTGAGGATCGCCTTGCCGTCGCCGATCTCGAGCGTGACGTCCGTGTCCGTGGGGATGGCGTACGAGGGCGCCTCCTTTCCTTCGGCCGATACGAGGCCCATCTGCTCCCGCACGAGCCCCACGACCCGCGCGATCGCCGCGTGCGTCCCCGGAAGCTCGCGCGCAAGGTCCGTCACGGCGTCGTCGGCCTCCTTCTCGAGGAGCATCCCGCCGATTCGCTTGCGGAGCGCCCCCACCTCCTGGGCGACTTCGAAGGGGACCGGGATCTCCTCCCCGATCCAGCTTGGGATCGCGCCCAGGGGGTCGGCGACCTGCTCGACGCGGATGGCCGTCTTCTCCGAATCGATCTCGAGCACGCGCCAGGGCCGCCCCTGGCAGATGAACACGGCCTGGGGCTCGATGAAGTTCGCCACGAAGTCCTCGTCGAGCACGGCCACCTTGCCGCCGGAGGCCACGTTCACGACGTCGAAGCTGCGGCGGTCGGGGATCATGCTCAGGTTCTCGAAGAAGTACGAGAGCCCCGCCTTGCCCTGGCGGTAATGGCCGTCGTCGGCAAACAGCAGGCGAAGCTCGCGCAGCTGCGAGACGACCGCGTCGAAGGTCGCGCGCGGCAGGTCCCGGAAGGGATCCGCGCGCGCGACGATGGAGAAGGCCGTGTCGAGGTCGCGCAGCCCCTCCACGCCCATGGCCACGAGCTGGTTTGCCAGCACGTCGAGCGGGGCCTTGGGAAGCGCGGGACGTTCGAGCTTGTCGTCCATGGCGCGCCGCGCGATCACGAGGGCCTCGGCCGCGTCGTCGGGGTCGGTCGCGATCACGACGCCGTTTGAAACGAGGTCGGCGCGATGGCCCGCGCGGCCGACGCGCTGCACGAGGCGCGCGACCTGGCGGGGGGAGCCCCACTGCAGCACGAGGTCGGCCTGCCCGATGTCGATGCCAAGCTCCATGGAGCTCGTGCAGATGAGCGCGCGAGCCTGCGCCTGCTTGAACCCCTGCTCGGCCGCGATGCGCACGTCCCGCGAGAGGGAGCCGTGGTGAACGACGACCGGATATTCGCCCCGCAGCATGCGGATGCGCGCCGCAAGGACCTCGGCCGTCTCCCGCGTGTTGACGAACAAGAGCGTGGCCTCGTGCGACTCGACGAGCGCAAGGGCGCGCTTCAGGTGGGCGGTGGGCTCGGCCCGCGCGTAGATGCGCGTCGCGTCCGCCTCGTCCTCGACGGTGGGCTCGGGCGACTCCACGCGCACCGACAGCCGCTTGGCCACCGGCACCTTCACCACC
Coding sequences within:
- a CDS encoding DEAD/DEAH box helicase; its protein translation is MSEFELLAPPLRSLLLREGFTTPTAAQRMAIPPILAGKHVLLLAATGMGKTESAVLPVFHRHLAAPRKRGISILYVTPLRALNRDLLGRLASWGKELGIPVAVRHGDTPASERQRQSRDPPAMLITTPETVQVLLTGRNLRGHLAALRCVVVDEIHELSEDERGSQLAVALERLCRIAGEYQRVGLSATVGDPAAVAAFLGGVGRDVEVVKVPVAKRLSVRVESPEPTVEDEADATRIYARAEPTAHLKRALALVESHEATLLFVNTRETAEVLAARIRMLRGEYPVVVHHGSLSRDVRIAAEQGFKQAQARALICTSSMELGIDIGQADLVLQWGSPRQVARLVQRVGRAGHRADLVSNGVVIATDPDDAAEALVIARRAMDDKLERPALPKAPLDVLANQLVAMGVEGLRDLDTAFSIVARADPFRDLPRATFDAVVSQLRELRLLFADDGHYRQGKAGLSYFFENLSMIPDRRSFDVVNVASGGKVAVLDEDFVANFIEPQAVFICQGRPWRVLEIDSEKTAIRVEQVADPLGAIPSWIGEEIPVPFEVAQEVGALRKRIGGMLLEKEADDAVTDLARELPGTHAAIARVVGLVREQMGLVSAEGKEAPSYAIPTDTDVTLEIGDGKAILNVCLGTKGNETVGRVLSSLLSARLGTSVGLDTDPYRVILTLPRAARGPLVKQALDGIDPDGLDPLVHLIVTGSGYLRYRMLQVARKFGALSREADWRRVRAEKLVELFRGTPIHDEALREILSEKLDLAVAREALRKLRDGSWTLTQQGLSPIGLAGLDERRELISPARADATILRAVHQRLSEAKVVLACLNCCSWTSRTRPGDLPERPRCGKCGALTLAVLRPWHTNALKLVARHGNGKRPRLSEDERKEWRRLHMAANLVMSQGRRAVMALVARGVGPETGARLLLRQREDETSFLRDVLEAEVTYARTRAFWD